A genome region from Rattus norvegicus strain BN/NHsdMcwi chromosome 17, GRCr8, whole genome shotgun sequence includes the following:
- the Hk3 gene encoding hexokinase-3 (The RefSeq protein has 1 substitution compared to this genomic sequence), with protein sequence MAAIEPSGLHPGERDSSCPQEGIPRPSGSLELAQEYLQQFKVTMTQLQQIQASLLCSMEQALKGQDSPAPSVRMLPTYVRSTPHGTEQGDFLVLELGATGASLRVLWVTLTGTKEHSVETRSQEFVIPQEVILGAGQQLFDFAARCLSEFLDAYPVENQGLKLGFNFSFPCHQTGLDKSTLISWTKGFRCSGVEGQDVVQLLRDAIQRQGTYNIDVVAMVNDTVGTMMGCELGTRPCEVGLIVDTGTNACYMEEARHVAALDEDRGRTCVSIEWGSFYDEEALGPVLTTFDDALDHESLVPGAQRFEKMIGGLYLGELVRLVLVHLSQHGVLFGGCASPALLSQNSILLEHVAKMEDPATGIAHVHTVLQGLGLSPQASDAELVQRVCMAVCTRAAQLCASALAAVLSRLQHSREQQTLHVAVATGGRVFEWHPRFLCILKETVMLLAPECDVSFIPSVDGGGRGVAMVTAVAARLATHRRILEETLAPFQLSLEQLTAVQAQMREAMIRGLQGESSSLRMLPTYVRATPDGSERGDFLALDLGGTNFRVLLVRVAEGSVQITNQVYSIPEYVAQGSGQKLFDHIVDCIVDFQKRQGLSGQSLPLGFTFSFPCKQLGLDQGILLNWTKGFNASGCEGQDVVYLLREAIRRRQAVELNVVAIVNDTVGTMMSCGYDDPCCEMGLIVGTGTNACYMEELRNVASVPGDSGHMCINMEWGAFGDDGSLSMLGTCFDASVDQASINPGKQRFEKMISGMYLGEIVRHILLHLTSLGVLFRGQKTQCLQTRDIFKTKFLSEIESDSLALRQVRAILEDLGLTLTSDDALMVLEVCQAVSRRAAQLCGAGVAAVVEKIRENRGLQELTVSVGVDGTLYKLHPHFSRLVSVTVRKLAPQCTVTFLQSEDGSGKGAALVTRVACRLTQMACV encoded by the exons ATGGCCGCCATTGAGCCTTCTGGTCTGCACCCGGGAGAAAGAGACTCAAGCTGCCCCCAGGAGGGCATTCCAAGGCCCTCAGGTAGCTTAGAACTG GCACAGGAATACTTGCAACAATTCAAGGTGACCATGACACAGCTGCAGCAGATCCAAGCCAGTCTTCTGTGTTCCATGGAGCAGGCGCTGAAGGGACAGGACAGTCCCGCTCCTTCTGTCCGGATGTTGCCCACATACGTGAGGTCCACACCACATGGCACCG AGCAAGGAGACTTCCTGGTGCTGGAGCTGGGGGCCACAGGAGCCTCACTACGTGTGTTGTGGGTAACACTGACGGGCACCAAGGAACACAGCGTGGAGACCAGGAGCCAGGAGTTTGTGATCCCTCAAGAGGTGATCCTAGGTGCTGGCCAGCAG CTCTTTGACTTTGCTGCCCGCTGCCTCTCTGAATTCCTGGATGCATACCCCGTGGAGAATCAGGGTCTGAAGCTTgggtttaatttctcttttccttgtcACCAGACAGGCTTGGACAAG AGCACCCTCATTTCCTGGACAAAAGGTTTTAGGTGCAGTGGTGTGGAAGGCCAGGATGTGGTCCAGTTGCTAAGGGATGCCATTCAGAGGCAGGGG ACCTACAATATTGATGTGGTAGCCATGGTGAATGACACAGTGGGTACCATGATGGGCTGTGAGCTGGGCACCAGGCCATGTGAAGTCGGGCTTATTGTAG ACACTGGTACCAATGCCTGTTATATGGAGGAAGCGAGGCACGTGGCAGCTCTGGATGAGGACCGCGGCCGTACCTGTGTCAGCATCGAGTGGGGCTCCTTCTATGACGAAGAGGCCCTAGGGCCAGTACTGACCACCTTCGACGATGCCCTGGACCACGAGTCCCTGGTTCCTGGTGCTCAGAG GTTTGAGAAGATGATTGGTGGCCTTTACTTGGGTGAGCTGGTAAGGCTGGTGCTGGTCCACTTGTCCCAGCATGGGGTCCTCTTTGGTGGCTGCGCCTCTCCTGCGTTGCTGAGTCAAAACAGCATCCTCCTGGAACATGTGGCCAAAATGGAGGA CCCTGCCACTGGGATAGCCCACGTCCACACAGTCCTGCAGGGCTTGGGTCTGAGCCCTCAGGCCTCAGATGCTGAGCTCGTGCAGCGCGTGTGCATGGCTGTGTGCACGCGAGCTGCCCAGCTCTGTGCCTCTGCCCTGGCTGCAGTCCTATCCCGCCTCCAGCACAGCAGGGAGCAGCAGACACTGCACGTGGCCGTGGCCACTGGAGGGCGAGTGTTCGAATGGCACCCCAG GTTCCTCTGCATCCTAAAGGAGACGGTAATGCTCTTGGCCCCAGAGTGTGATGTCTCCTTCATCCCCTCTGTGGATGGTGGTGGCCGGGGTGTGGCAATGGTGACTGCTGTGGCAGCCCGCCTGGCTACCCACAGGCGCATCCTGGAAGAGACCCTGGCACCATTTCAGCTGAGCTTGGAGCAGCTGACAGCGGTGCAGGCACAAATGCGGGAAGCCATGATCAGGGGGCTTCAAGGAGAGAGCTCCTCCCTCCGCATGCTGCCCACTTACGTCCGAGCAACGCCCGATGGCAGCG AACGAGGTGACTTCCTGGCTTTGGACCTAGGGGGCACCAACTTCCGTGTCCTGTTGGTACGCGTGGCCGAGGGCAGTGTTCAGATCACCAACCAGGTCTACTCTATTCCTGAGTATGTAGCCCAGGGCTCTGGACAGAAG CTCTTTGATCATATTGTGGACTGCATCGTGGACTTCCAGAAGAGGCAAGGCCTTAGCGGACAGAGCCTACCCCTGGGTTTCACCTTCTCTTTTCCTTGCAAGCAGCTTGGCCTGGACCAG GGCATCCTCCTCAACTGGACTAAGGGGTTCAATGCATCAGGCTGCGAGGGCCAAGATGTTGTGTATTTATTACGGGAAGCCATTAGGCGCAGACAG GCAGTGGAGCTGAATGTGGTTGCCATTGTCAATGACACGGTGGGGACCATGATGTCCTGTGGCTATGATGATCCCTGTTGTGAGATGGGCCTCATTGTCG GAACCGGTACCAACGCCTGCTATATGGAAGAACTCCGGAATGTGGCGAGTGTGCCCGGGGACTCGGGCCACATGTGTATCAACATGGAGTGGGGTGCCTTTGGGGATGACGGCTCACTGAGCATGCTCGGCACCTGCTTTGATGCTAGCGTGGACCAGGCATCCATCAACCCAGGCAAACAGAG GTTTGAGAAAATGATCAGCGGAATGTACCTGGGGGAGATCGTCCGCCATATCCTCCTGCACTTAACCAGTCTTGGAGTTCTCTTCCGGGGCCAGAAGACGCAATGCCTTCAGACCAGGGACATCTTTAAGACCAAGTTTCTCTCCGAGATTGAGAG TGACAGCCTGGCCCTGCGTCAGGTCCGAGCCATCCTGGAGGACCTGGGGCTGACTCTGACGTCTGATGATGCCTTGATGGTCCTAGAGGTGTGCCAGGCTGTGTCCCGCAGGGCCGCCCAACTCTGCGGGGCAGGTGTGGCTGCAGTGGTGGAAAAGATACGGGAGAACCGGGGCCTGCAGGAGCTGACAGTGTCTGTGGGAGTGGATGGGACGCTCTACAAGCTACATCCCCA CTTCTCCAGGCTGGTGTCAGTGACAGTTCGGAAGCTAGCCCCTCAGTGCACAGTCACCTTTTTGCAATCGGAGGATGGGTCTGGGAAAGGGGCAGCGTTGGTCACTGCTGTCGCTTGCCGCCTGACCCAGATGGCCTGCGTTTGA
- the Hk3 gene encoding hexokinase-3 isoform X1, with amino-acid sequence MAAIEPSGLHPGERDSSCPQEGIPRPSGSLELAQEYLQQFKVTMTQLQQIQASLLCSMEQALKGQDSPAPSVRMLPTYVRSTPHGTEQGDFLVLELGATGASLRVLWVTLTGTKEHSVETRSQEFVIPQEVILGAGQQLFDFAARCLSEFLDAYPVENQGLKLGFNFSFPCHQTGLDKSTLISWTKGFRCSGVEGQDVVQLLRDAIQRQGTYNIDVVAMVNDTVGTMMGCELGTRPCEVGLIVDTGTNACYMEEARHVAALDEDRGRTCVSIEWGSFYDEEALGPVLTTFDDALDHESLVPGAQRFEKMIGGLYLGELVRLVLVHLSQHGVLFGGCASPALLSQNSILLEHVAKMEDPATGIAHVHTVLQGLGLSPQASDAELVQRVCMAVCTRAAQLCASALAAVLSRLQHSREQQTLHVAVATGGRVFEWHPRFLCILKETVMLLAPECDVSFIPSVDGGGRGVAMVTAVAARLATHRRILEETLAPFQLSLEQLTAVQAQMREAMIRGLQGESSSLRMLPTYVRATPDGSERGDFLALDLGGTNFRVLLVRVAEGSVQITNQVYSIPEYVAQGSGQKLFDHIVDCIVDFQKRQGLSGQSLPLGFTFSFPCKQLGLDQGILLNWTKGFNASGCEGQDVVYLLREAIRRRQAVELNVVAIVNDTVGTMMSCGYDDPCCEMGLIVGTGTNACYMEELRNVASVPGDSGHMCINMEWGAFGDDGSLSMLGTCFDASVDQASINPGKQRFEKMISGMYLGEIVRHILLHLTSLGVLFRGQKTQCLQTRDIFKTKFLSEIESDSLALRQVRAILEDLGLTLTSDDALMVLEVCQAVSRRAAQLCGAGVAAVVEKIRENRGLQELTVSVGVDGTLYKLHPHFSRLVSVTVRKLAPQCTVTFLQSEDGSGKGAALVTAVACRLTQMACV; translated from the exons ATGGCCGCCATTGAGCCTTCTGGTCTGCACCCGGGAGAAAGAGACTCAAGCTGCCCCCAGGAGGGCATTCCAAGGCCCTCAGGTAGCTTAGAACTG GCACAGGAATACTTGCAACAATTCAAGGTGACCATGACACAGCTGCAGCAGATCCAAGCCAGTCTTCTGTGTTCCATGGAGCAGGCGCTGAAGGGACAGGACAGTCCCGCTCCTTCTGTCCGGATGTTGCCCACATACGTGAGGTCCACACCACATGGCACCG AGCAAGGAGACTTCCTGGTGCTGGAGCTGGGGGCCACAGGAGCCTCACTACGTGTGTTGTGGGTAACACTGACGGGCACCAAGGAACACAGCGTGGAGACCAGGAGCCAGGAGTTTGTGATCCCTCAAGAGGTGATCCTAGGTGCTGGCCAGCAG CTCTTTGACTTTGCTGCCCGCTGCCTCTCTGAATTCCTGGATGCATACCCCGTGGAGAATCAGGGTCTGAAGCTTgggtttaatttctcttttccttgtcACCAGACAGGCTTGGACAAG AGCACCCTCATTTCCTGGACAAAAGGTTTTAGGTGCAGTGGTGTGGAAGGCCAGGATGTGGTCCAGTTGCTAAGGGATGCCATTCAGAGGCAGGGG ACCTACAATATTGATGTGGTAGCCATGGTGAATGACACAGTGGGTACCATGATGGGCTGTGAGCTGGGCACCAGGCCATGTGAAGTCGGGCTTATTGTAG ACACTGGTACCAATGCCTGTTATATGGAGGAAGCGAGGCACGTGGCAGCTCTGGATGAGGACCGCGGCCGTACCTGTGTCAGCATCGAGTGGGGCTCCTTCTATGACGAAGAGGCCCTAGGGCCAGTACTGACCACCTTCGACGATGCCCTGGACCACGAGTCCCTGGTTCCTGGTGCTCAGAG GTTTGAGAAGATGATTGGTGGCCTTTACTTGGGTGAGCTGGTAAGGCTGGTGCTGGTCCACTTGTCCCAGCATGGGGTCCTCTTTGGTGGCTGCGCCTCTCCTGCGTTGCTGAGTCAAAACAGCATCCTCCTGGAACATGTGGCCAAAATGGAGGA CCCTGCCACTGGGATAGCCCACGTCCACACAGTCCTGCAGGGCTTGGGTCTGAGCCCTCAGGCCTCAGATGCTGAGCTCGTGCAGCGCGTGTGCATGGCTGTGTGCACGCGAGCTGCCCAGCTCTGTGCCTCTGCCCTGGCTGCAGTCCTATCCCGCCTCCAGCACAGCAGGGAGCAGCAGACACTGCACGTGGCCGTGGCCACTGGAGGGCGAGTGTTCGAATGGCACCCCAG GTTCCTCTGCATCCTAAAGGAGACGGTAATGCTCTTGGCCCCAGAGTGTGATGTCTCCTTCATCCCCTCTGTGGATGGTGGTGGCCGGGGTGTGGCAATGGTGACTGCTGTGGCAGCCCGCCTGGCTACCCACAGGCGCATCCTGGAAGAGACCCTGGCACCATTTCAGCTGAGCTTGGAGCAGCTGACAGCGGTGCAGGCACAAATGCGGGAAGCCATGATCAGGGGGCTTCAAGGAGAGAGCTCCTCCCTCCGCATGCTGCCCACTTACGTCCGAGCAACGCCCGATGGCAGCG AACGAGGTGACTTCCTGGCTTTGGACCTAGGGGGCACCAACTTCCGTGTCCTGTTGGTACGCGTGGCCGAGGGCAGTGTTCAGATCACCAACCAGGTCTACTCTATTCCTGAGTATGTAGCCCAGGGCTCTGGACAGAAG CTCTTTGATCATATTGTGGACTGCATCGTGGACTTCCAGAAGAGGCAAGGCCTTAGCGGACAGAGCCTACCCCTGGGTTTCACCTTCTCTTTTCCTTGCAAGCAGCTTGGCCTGGACCAG GGCATCCTCCTCAACTGGACTAAGGGGTTCAATGCATCAGGCTGCGAGGGCCAAGATGTTGTGTATTTATTACGGGAAGCCATTAGGCGCAGACAG GCAGTGGAGCTGAATGTGGTTGCCATTGTCAATGACACGGTGGGGACCATGATGTCCTGTGGCTATGATGATCCCTGTTGTGAGATGGGCCTCATTGTCG GAACCGGTACCAACGCCTGCTATATGGAAGAACTCCGGAATGTGGCGAGTGTGCCCGGGGACTCGGGCCACATGTGTATCAACATGGAGTGGGGTGCCTTTGGGGATGACGGCTCACTGAGCATGCTCGGCACCTGCTTTGATGCTAGCGTGGACCAGGCATCCATCAACCCAGGCAAACAGAG GTTTGAGAAAATGATCAGCGGAATGTACCTGGGGGAGATCGTCCGCCATATCCTCCTGCACTTAACCAGTCTTGGAGTTCTCTTCCGGGGCCAGAAGACGCAATGCCTTCAGACCAGGGACATCTTTAAGACCAAGTTTCTCTCCGAGATTGAGAG TGACAGCCTGGCCCTGCGTCAGGTCCGAGCCATCCTGGAGGACCTGGGGCTGACTCTGACGTCTGATGATGCCTTGATGGTCCTAGAGGTGTGCCAGGCTGTGTCCCGCAGGGCCGCCCAACTCTGCGGGGCAGGTGTGGCTGCAGTGGTGGAAAAGATACGGGAGAACCGGGGCCTGCAGGAGCTGACAGTGTCTGTGGGAGTGGATGGGACGCTCTACAAGCTACATCCCCA CTTCTCCAGGCTGGTGTCAGTGACAGTTCGGAAGCTAGCCCCTCAGTGCACAGTCACCTTTTTGCAATCGGAGGATGGGTCTGGGAAAGGGGCAGCGTTGGTCACTGCTGTCGCTTGCCGCCTGACCCAGATGGCCTGCGTTTGA